The Stigmatopora argus isolate UIUO_Sarg chromosome 1, RoL_Sarg_1.0, whole genome shotgun sequence genome segment TCAGACCCAATCGTGGTTTCCAGCGATAACACTGGACTGAAAGATTGGTGTTCTAATCACAGAACcagcacaaaaacacaaagccaCTAGCGCTTCAGCCACCAGTGTTCAAGTAGCGACACGGACACACTACTTATAGTCAGCTTACTACAAAACATCAGAGCGATTTGGTTTTTGGCAAGATAAAGGAGATTTGGACAAATAAAACCCTTATATTTGCACACGTACAAAGATAGAGCAAATCGCACGGAGAGAACAATTTGCAATTATCTATGAACTTGAGCTCTGTATGTCTCACGAATTGTATGTTTTAGATAGTAAAAGGTAGTTGCTCCAGTATATTCCAATGACAAGGCTAAGTAGGTGCATAGCTGCTGAAAATTTAATGTACCCCAGGGACACGTAGCCGCCTAAGAGCCGGGGCCCCATTCACTCTTCTTCCCCAACCCTCCTTGCCGTTTGTCACCATCTCCACAGTGACACACAGTCGCGCCAACCAGCGATAAGCTAATGAGGAAAACAAATACGTTTGAATAGCCAAAGCTCAACTGGCCCTGGGCATTGTTTGCAATAAGAACTTTGCAGTGTTGAGATAAGCGTTCTTGTTTCAGGATTTATTACACCCGCCAAATTTCTATCAAAGGTTTTTAAGTGGTAATTGGATGGCTCGGGTTTTGGGGAGTCGAGAAATTGCAAGGATAACATGACCCATGTATTACATCATGGAGTTAGTAGCTAGCACTATATTGACAGTGAAAAAAAGCAATTGCTGAACTGAGGTAATAATTCATATGGCACGTTCAcaagttggtgttttttttccgggtgGTAGGATTTGATATCGAGTTTCCTTGGAGGCTACTCAGATGGCCATTAGCTTTGTATATTTTGAGCACAATAACAATGTAACAATCAGGTATGCTATATTCAATGATTTATCCCGAACAATAGGTCCATCTCAAatgaaaaacacttaaatatgtttgaaaaatgaagatccacagcaaaatgatttttccaagccatgaaaagaaaatgaaccTATTTAGGCATttcagttatttttaaaaaggtgacACTACGTTGAAGTCTGCAAAAACatgaaatcatttatttaaaaaaaatctcgacTTCAAAAATTTTCCCAGTTGGAGTGTACCACTGCTTTCCCAAAGTATGTGTATCCTAATGATTTTCAAACGCTGCTACATGGGCGATTAGCTATTGACAGATTGCATTTGACCTAGTGATAGTTTATTATCATGTGTGTAAAGGTTACAACACCCAACATTAAATTCCCTGCATTTTAGGTGGTGTATTTCTTTTACAGGGgacattcaaaatgatttgactgTATTTCTTTCTCTCATTTCCTTGACAGAAACTGAAAGATTTTTAGTTAAGGCCTAGGTTGCCAACAAAGTGACAGCAAATACTCAATTGGTGCCTTGTTCACCTTTCAACCTGTGTGAATTAAGGCCAGGAGGCTCAAGGCTGCAAGCCCACTGATAGCCTTTGTGGACAATTCAATAGGCAGTATAATCTGTCATTGGTTGAGGCACAAAAAAGGGTTAGGGTCCTAACCCACCAAAAACATATGCTACACTACATTAGTAGTTTTTGTAAGTTAGTAGTATTACTTAAGTTAGCACAATAACGTCATAGTACATAATACAGTAAtagcttgacatacgagcaatttgagatacgagtaaaatttcgagcaaatatttaccttgcgatacgagacaaattttgatatacaagcatacagagaggctgcttttgagaacatcatctccccgcaactccctcgtgtaaatgtctctacgagcactgggcggagcgttgcattttttcagtgtttttgttcCCGTgtgtcagtgcagaatggtatACATGTGGCGGcgcttgctcgctaatacgagaggagtatactacttcccgttgacaagtggtcgtgtgttatactattgtgaggacatttgtgtgcaaaaTTTTGGGaatttttgaagggaagacaagttagttttgagtgtctgtatcgtaatccaagttcatttaaatttgtttatgttatgagcgcgttgtcgtgcaaaaagtctctctcgccctctctctctctcccctctgcgaaatccgtctaattttagtactatcaaagatcataaccactagttatttgttactctgttaatagatggcaaattagaacaaataaagtttttccattccaatatcctgtttcttttggtgttttttcagatgatttgaacgaattaatttgtttttagttcatttctatggaaaacgttGTTTTGAGatttgagtaaatcgacatacgagctcagtcccggaacgcttgaagctcgtatctcaaggtacacTGTAGTGCCACTTTTGTGGGGTATTTTAGATATGTTcaaacgtgagttttttcatgcaaaaaaatagttttacctGTAAAGTAGAAAACAAGTTGCTCTAGTTTAACATTTACCTCAAAAGCTAAAGCAGCATGCTTTGCTCTTCCTAGAACGCGAATAAACATAAGCAGCCTTGTATGTTGCATTTAGAAAGTACATACGATTATCCACATGTAGCTTTAATGTACTACAGTGTGTTTTAGTCACTGGTGCATTGGACTTGAGCTACATCCTATCAAGGGTGAGCTTGGCGGGCCTGAAGCACCGCCTTGCATCTTTTTTCACCTCGTCTGTGGCGGGTCATCACATACCCGGGCCACCTTCACCAGTGGTAACCTTTCATTAAGCACAAAGCTAGTCTGGCAAAGCCACTGGAGTGCTAATCCTCTTAGGAGACACATTGCCCGTTTGTCAGTGTCCAGATAAAGCACAACTTTATAGGATTTAAGCGAGGAAGTACCTGCTCACTACCTGACCTGCTCGTGTGGGACAAGGGGAGATAGATGAATAGTATAATATTTTTTAGGGGTGCCCAGCTCAGAGGGGAAAAAGAGGGGGCTAGAATTTGAACCATTAAAATACTGTAGATGTTGAGGCCATTAGCAGAAGGTTTTCCTGATGCTGATGCTCAAAGGAGATGGGGGCAACagctttttttatgtatagCTGCAGGTGCATGAAGAGTTCCAGTTGGTGGTTATgactttgtatttttcattaagTGGGTCGTTCAAAAATATCAGAAAAGAAACGTGGTACCGTGTCAACTCAAGTTGTGCAACTAATATGCTGACTTTAAGTAAGACCTTGTTGTTTTAAAGAGTGACACAAGTTTCCTGCGGTTGTTTTTAGAGGTGCTGCCTAAAAGTTTTGCATTGTCCTTTGAATACCAAACAAGTCGCCGATGCTTTGTAGACCTTTAGATGACTTGTGACGTAAGATGTAAAAATCAGCTGCACACCTTGAGGAGAAATGCTTACAGCCACCCTCTTAATGTCCATCCCCAGAATAAATCTTTCCTCTggtgtttatatattttatagaaTTTGGGTTTTAGGTCATCTGGTTTTCAAAACGGGCTACATTTACCAAGAGGCGAAACTGCAACTCAATACGTATACTTAAGAGTTACTTTAAACTCCCTTTCTTCTCCACTCCTCCCACCGTAGTTTCATCAACTCCCAAACAAAAAATGGTGCCACACCGCTCTACCTGGCTTGCCAGGAGGGCCACTTGGAAGTCATCCAGTTCCTGGCCAAGGACTGTGGAGCTGATTCCCTCATCAGAGCCAATGATGGGATGACACCCTTACATGCTGCTTCCCAAATGGGTCACAACACCGTCATTACCTGGCTGGTATGCAAGAACACAATGAATGATGTTGcaaacaaagtaaaaatatgACCAGATCTCTAAATCAGCATCTCAAGTACCGCCATTGTTCTAggaaaaaatcttaaattgttaacacaataaaacaaaaccacAAGTGTTCCTACAGATGAGTTACACAGAAATCAGCCTGATGGATAAGGACGGCGATGGGGCCACAGCCATGCACTTTGCCGCCAGTCGCGGTCACGCAAAAGTTCTCAGCTGGTTGTTACTGCACGGTGGCGAGATAGTCACCGACAACTGGGGAGGGACCCCCCTTCATGACGCGGCAGAGAACGGAGAACTTGAGGTGAGTAGGTAGTTATGTCTCACGTTTCCTCATCCAATAAAATAGTGTCAAAATAAACTTGGACTACAACAAGGCAGAGTAACAAACGACTTTATATTCTCCTATTTTGGTCTTCCCTGCTTTGTGAATTATCTGTATCTTTTAAACCATCGTTTCAACACAGTGGGACTTCTAAAGTTGAACATTCTCCAACGTTCTAAAATGGCGTTTCCTTTGTTTACATGATAATATGTTGATGTGCTGCAGCCCTGAGATCTCTCAATAATTGTAGATTACATTTAAGGAAAGCTTTGTAGAGAGGTAACATTACATTCCTAATAAGCTGTTGTTTGGAGTGGAACGGCatctaaattaaaatgaagtttttACATAGTGTCACCTGTTTGATCAGTAAGTAATTGCATATGGAGGAGTCTTACTCAATCTATGATTCATTTACTTGTGCAGTGCTGTCAGATTCTGGTGGTCAATGGGGTGGATCTGGGCATCAGAGACCAGGATGGTTTCTCAGGGGCTGACCTGGCGGAATACAACGGACACTTTCAGTGTGCCAAGTATTTGCGCACAGTCGAGAACATGGTGAGGATTTCCATTACACTTTCACTATACATTATGTACATGCAGATTAGATCAGGAGAtgtcatcatttattttattattctatCATTCTTAAGtttgtcattttaattcatttatttcacaAACCTGCtgctggctggcaaccaatggtttatttttaaaacaaaacaaggtcTAGCATTCTCACCCTTCATTGTGTATTGGTGCCATGGTTTGTGCAATATCATCTCTAATTGGGCCAATGGGAACGCTTGCTGGTATGGGTAGCAACATGGATACATTCAACTGGGACATTTTTACTGTCTTATTAGTTGTATAATACATacaattaaattctagttatgGTTTGGACTAAATTGGGAATGATTGTATTGGCCAGATGCTACAAATCAATCCCCACAAATAGCCCAGGTCTTGTACAATACTGTGTGTGTACCAGggccaaaaaaaagcattacttttTACAAAACATGGGTCTGTACAGTGCAAGTGTTTAGGCATGAGCACTGAAACCCCCAAGTGGCCACTAGAATAACAACATTTCTGCAATCATGTGTGTAGAAAACACTTGTTCCCGCTGCCTTTggggcagtggttcttaacctgggttcggtgcgtcggtctcaggggttcggtgaagcctctgccgcggaggtcaagacccATCGACtaatcatgtctattcacaataacatgccccgcttgaccatcactggcaaCAGATGATCaagtgacattgcttggccaatcagggCTGCGAGGAATtcatatatcttgaatttgaaaaaaaaaaataacattttatttcacactAAAGTAGGATTCAgggaatgcgcatatgaaactggaggggttcggtagctccagcAAGGTTAAGAACCGCTGCATTAGGGACATTCAACCGAGTATGTGGGACGTGGGAAATGCAGAGGGCCACAGAGCCTCCCTGATcacttcatttcatttcattagtTTGGTGAAATTAAATCCACACTGTGGTTGTgggatatataaaaaataatggaaTCAAATGACAAATGCTATTgtattaaacaaacaaaatgtgctAATTCAGTCAAAAAGTATATGGGCAAtgattgtatatgtatatatattttgggaGGCGGGGGGTGTTTTTACTGGTCAATACAGAAAACAAATGTTGGAATATAGAATTATGGAATTTGTATCATTCAACAGAGTGTGGAGCACCGGGTTTTGTCTCGGGACCCTTCGTTGGACCTTGAGTACAAGGAACCTGAAAACAAGCAGCAGGATTCGGGCCTCTCGTCCCCGAACACCACCATGCCGCCTGCAAGTCAAGCAGCCCACTTTGAAATGACTTCCCCAGCCAGCTCCTTGTCTAACTACGACTCGGCCAATTCTAGCCAGTCCAGCACGGGGGAGAAGAGGAGCAGCTTAACATTGTCTCGGGGCCCACAGCTGAACACAGTCGCACACACAGGTCGACTATTATACTAATACAAATTTTAATCTTCTTACATTTCATCTCCAACTGCTTTCAAAGGTTGCCTAAGGTGATTCAAAAGTATGAACTCTTaatactcaaaaaaaaaaaatcgaaggaAGGAAGGGTGCAATACGGGTGCTGCTCTCTAGTGGCCAAAACACAGACAGGGGGATTATTAGTCGGGTTTGATATTTTATCcgagaaaaatgacaaaagcgtACACAGCATTTGacaaaatagtgtttttttcttgctttcagGTGCCTCAGAGCCGGCAATCTCCGACATGCAGGCATACATGGACATGCTAAACCCAGACATCGACCTTGAAAAGCCTAAGAAGAGTCACGACTCCGCTTCAACGCTACCACCGCCACCCACTTATCCACCGCCACCTCCCCCGCATTCTCCGCCACCGCCCCCGGGCTATCCAGCACCGAAGGCCCCTCAGGAGACGTCGTCGGTGGAGTTTCTGAAAGTCAAAAGCAATTTGCGCCATGTGGAGGGGAACAGCAAGAAAAACGAGGTAAAGGGAATAAAAGGCCACTCTAAAATGTGCTGTTTGATTATATTGGAAAGGTTGATAAttaggtggcccggtggcgcgggtggttagcgcgtcggcctcactgctctggagtcctgggttcaaatccaggtcatgtccgtctgtgtggagtttgcatgttctacatgtcagctgggataggctccagcaccccctgtgacactaatgaggataaagcggttcagaaaatgagatgagatgagatgaggttgaCAATTATGGTCAGAAACTGTTATAAGCATTATTTGGCTCCCGCCGCAGTGCCATTGATCCACAATTATCACCTCATATTGCAGCATAATAAGGATCCATAAACAATTACTGGAAACTGAAAACATTCCAATTGTTGCATATAGATAGAGGCTGAAAATGCTGCAATGTAATGATTTCTTTAGAACAGTTGAATCCCAAAGAAGCAGCTTGGCTTGACTGAAGAAAATGTGTCACAATCTGTCATTTTCCCTTGTGCCTCATCAGTGGGACTGTTGCGCTTGTGTAACAGTGGCCACAAAGATGTTATTGTGTTAGCATGGCTGCAAGGCTAATGAAGGTGCTCATTACTGGCGCAAACCTGCAGGGATGGCACACTGTGCTTACAGTGATGTGGATGAACTCAATCGCTGTCATTTATCGGGCCAGAGATCACTCAAATGTGTGCTTAAAGAGCCAACAGGTAAAATCAGCACCACTAATATGAATCGCCCCAGTGAATATAATTCCACAAATGTAACCTATCAGTGAGACTCTTTCAAGAAACAAGATGCTTTTTCCATTGAAACTGCTGCCAAAGTATAAATCCTATTGAATTGTATGGATAATTGTCTGAAGGAATTACGCTGATTAGTTTGATAGTAGAAAAACATCCATAACAGACCGAAATGTCTTTCTTCCGTTCTCTTAGCGAAAGTGTCCCATCGCTTAAGACTTGCCTGCCTTCTGGATGAGCTCTGCGTAGTTGTGCActcgtgtgtgtgcgtgtgtgtctgtgtgtgtgtgtgtgtgtgtttgtctgtgtgtgtgtgcgtccgtgcgtgtgtctgtgtgtgtatgcaatCAGTCGTGTGGGAGAGAACATTTTAATTAGTGTCACTCCTTCTCCTCTCTTACCCAGAAGACCAGCCGAGCCGGGCTGAGTCCTCATTAACAATTTAACATAAGCCTCTCTTTGGGACTGGGCTACACACAAACATGACATTAAACGCACACACGTTAGCATGCACAACAAATAGCTGGGCGACTATTTACTTTTGTTGCTATTGAAACAAAGAACAGTGATAATGTCCAAGTTGTCAGAAGAACAGATGAAGAGCGTTTCTGCCACCTTATTTGCGTGGAGTCCTTTCAACTGTTTTGTCTGAATTGGGCAAACAAATGACTGTCTTTGGATCGGATACTACAGCAGTCTAGAGTTGAACTTTGAAATATGCGATTAGTAAGCATTCCCTTGTTCGCACCGCGCCCTCCAAAGTACTGAGGTCAACGTCAGTCACTATCAATGCCACGGTAGGGGAAGCACCTGGGTCTCTCTGTACATTGCATAACTAGGCAAGTGGGCGAGTTGCTTGCAGAGAGCAGGTCACGGCTGAGATCATAGATACGGCGAGGCCAGCCCATTAGGTTATTGAGGCCTTTGCGTAAAGTGAGAGGGGTGGCTAGAGTGACAGATGTAGCAATGAGCACTGGGAAGCGCTGACTCTCTGGATCTGGTGACAGTTTCTCTCTGTGCGTTGCTGGGCTTTGTGGACCAAGCGCTTTGGAGACTAAAGGGAGAACTCCAGGAGACACTTAACGTCAAGGTAAGGTGTTCAGAACCCAAAGAGCCTTGCCGTCCTATAGATAGGGGTGATATTGCATAGTGACATTTAGCTTGTATATTTCCTTTACTGGTCTAAATAGATGCAAGATTTAAGGGCTTTTTCTCTGATGAATACCAGTCGACACTGAATGTATTACATCATTCAATTGCTACTTGCTAGGTTACTGTGAGAAATGGATACTTTTTTAACAGAATAGTAGCATACCTGCTGATTCTCAACTTTTAACAAGCTTTTGGGTTGACATTACAAGTGCTGTGCATTTACAAAAGCCACACAATAGACACAATACTGACTGGAATAACACGAAGGAAGCCTGACGGCAAGTTTGCACGTCTTGAGATGTAAGCGATGTGTGGTGGGAGTTGAGCGGTTTGCTATTGTCGGCCCATCTCCCTGGAGGGTGCTGATTAAAACTATCCTCACATTACCTTTCTACCTCCCGGACGACTGCACAGTCAACAAAAGTTACTAGGAGCATCTGATTTCTAAACGAGATACTGAAAAAAGAGAGGTTAGGGTTCAGCCGTACTCTTAATTTAACAATGGACAACCATATATCTGACAGTTAGGGTtaggatatatttttttctcaagaaaAGGCCATGGGTTGTTAGCCCCTATGGTAGTTTTTCAGCCATTTGATGGATTcttggacaaaaaaagatgcACGTGTGCCTATCGAATTTGATTGGCCATCGTTGTTTGGGATAAGCTCCCGCAAAATGAATTGTAATAATAAGGATGATGCAACACAACAAACATTTAAGTTGAGTTAAAACCCACCGCTATTTCAATGTTGATTATTTCAATGACTGATCTTTTACGACTCTAGCAGCTAAGTGAAAGTTCTCTGTGGCCTTTTTGTATGTAACTAGGCTTCTCTTCTGAGCTAAACACTTTTACTGCGTGTGGTTTTTAACCGAAACACAAATGCCAACAGTGCATTGCATCTGAATACGAGCCTTGTTCTGTTATTAATGTAAGCTTCTTTGTCCACCGAAGAGTGCTAATCTGGGGAGAAAATCCATTTAAGACGATAACTAATATTGAGCAATTTATACTGCTAAACAGATATGTTCCCTCTATGAAACACACAAATCGCTAACAAAATTTATTCTCCTCTGAAGCATCTCACGGTGGGAGAAAACCACGACAAACTACGACGTGTTGACTCCAATCGAAAGTCACGGAGTTTTAATAAGCAGCCAAGCACTGGGGACTACTACAAGACCTTGGGGAGCGACAGCGCCGAGCTGCGTGAGAGCAAAGTCATGGCACCAAAGGAGGAGGTAACCAGCACACAGTTAAACATTTTCTGTCTAGTCTAGAACGTCATCCGCGATGACAGCAAGAACCGGCAAAGCAAAGAGGCAGTTATTAGTATGGTAAAATTACAGTTGAGAGCAAAATATTCACCAAAACGTTCAAATATTTGCTGTCTAGGGTGAACAATTAGACCCCGTGCCCATTTTCTGACTGATGTTTACCTCAATAGTGAATTGTTGGCATTCAGTAGTCATTGTGGTATTTGTCTGTGCATTAAGGAACTCAGCTGGTTATATAATGTTCATGTCCTTTTAAGcgtctttgtttgccacatGCGAACCGCCGTCTAATTTTCAATAACTGTTGAGCTTCAGCCAAGCTgtataaactgtcaaacaaGCTACAATGGAATACACATAGGCTATTAGACTATCAAGGGCTTAGCTCAAAGTCATCGTGGCTTATTAAAGGACAATAGCGCTCTGACTAATATTTGGATAtgagattggataactttattttatttattcatcccgtattcgggaaattacgttgtcacagtagcaagagggtgaggatgcagaaataggaaaggcattttagacataaatagataggtaataagtaagttaataaataaatacatgaataaatatatagataaataagcgtgttgctgaaatatatatatatatatatatacatatatatacatacacacgtgtacatacacataaatatatacacacatacatatatataagcacatatatacatacatacacacatatatatatataagcacatatatacatacatacacatacatatatataagcacatatatacatacatacacatacatatatataagcacatatatacatacatacacagatgtacgtACTTGCATTATGAGTAATGGTTTGgaacatgcatgtatattttgacttttaatatATTTGAGATCATCTTGACAATTTGTTTCGATTGGGGGCATGTAATTAAAAGATGTACGCAGTGAAAAAACGTTTTCTAGATTTGGATGACTGACATGCTCAATTGTATTTAGAGCAGATTAAAACATATTACTTTTCAGCATTTGATGAAATCCAATCTTAAAttctaaaaactttttttcaggATTTTTCTTTAACAGCAAGATAGTTCTTTGCAAAGCCGcccgatggtgtagtggttcactcgcctgacttcagtgtgggcaggcacgggctcgtttcccactggtggtggtatgattgtgaatgcgtaaagtctgtgtgccctacggctaactggcgaccagtctacagtgtagtctgcctttaacCCGAGGTCAGATGGGTTAAGCTCCGGCAACCCCTGCAAATCTTTCGAGGATATGTGCGGTACAAATAAGTCTTTGCAAACATGGCTGACAAACTTGGGGCGGGCGTTCAAATGAGAACAAGAATTCAATTTACATCTAGAATAAGAAATACTGTCGATAAAATTGCTCAATATAAGAAAATGGGTGAAACAAGTTTTTGCATAAATTAGAGTTCATTTGTTGCCTCATGTGGAGGTATGTGAAAATAGAGCCGGGTCTGTCCAACCCAATCATCTGTCTCTGGAGATGTATTCCTATAATCTCATGGGAATCAGGAATGGGGGGTGCTAGGTTGATATGGAGGATAATCCCCATTGAGCCAATTACAGCCTCACAGGGGCCTCTCCTGGTCTCAGAGGCTGCCTAGCAGATGGGTCGGCTAATCAGCGGACGGCACGTGCTGCCAAGACTCATTGGGACACTGACCTACCCCCCAACTCAACTCCCTGGGGGGGAGCTTAAAGAGTAAAGGGGGCTCCGATGAACAGCACGTGTCAAAAGACTAAAAGGGGTGGGGCTGCTCCTTTGTCACGGTTCATTAACCCGCATCCAGCAGGGTTACGGCACGCTTTCGGAGCGTGTCAGACGCGTGTAATGTGAAGGGGTGTGGTGGGCGTCGAGGTTCAAGCACTATCAATTACAGCGGCAGATGTCTTCTTTTTAACTGTTTAGCCCCCATGTTTCCCCCAGAGAGCGGTGGGCCATATTAGCTCTGTTATTGTGTCTGGAGGAGTTGATTAAATACGGCGGTGGGGCGAGACCTCTAAATAGGATGCTTACAGCTGTCACATGCAACCGTCTGGCCAAGAATTGGATTTTCCCTCTCTAGAGcgagttgtaaaatggcatGCCAATACACACCGGGAAGGAAGATTTTCAATGCGAGTCgtttcaaaatacatttattaaatcattagtcattttttattttttggtggtGTATTACttgctgttcatttttttttctcagtctattttttaaaagtatttatatatatatatatatatatatatatatatatatatatatatatatatatatatatatatatatatttgaagcaTCCACAGAGGTCTTTCACTTAGCATTTGTTAGACTAGTGTACCAGAAATTCTACAATGGGTCATGCTGGCTATTATAAAGTGAATTCTGATTTATTATTAAGAATATAGCTCTTGGTCCAGTATTCCAAACAAGCATCTTGAAGTCAGGTAAACAAAAAGCGTTTTCTTGCTATCTATTTATGCCAGCAACAAATAGTGACATGCAAAACAATAAACCCGCACTATGTTTAGATCacaattttaacttttttttttggtatttaaaaaaaatcccaaattattGACAACCCATGAGCGTTTATGTAATTTTTTGCCCCCTTAAAATATGATGGTTTTGAAGATTCATTGCAAGGATTCCGCCCAACTTCAGCAAATTTTGATATCAATAACAGTGGGCGGACAATTGTGTCTGCCCAGGGCTCCGTTTTATTGGAAGAGCCCGCTGATGGCTCCACCACCACGTCTGAAAATGGCACTACAGAGGAAACGGTCCCGGTACCGCCtccaccgccaccaccgccTCCTCCTCCGAGCAACCCGACTCCGACACCCCCACCGCCTCCCCCTTTGCCCCCAGACACGCCAACGACCCAAAATGACGCTGCGTACAACGCCTCCAACAAACAGCGACGTGCATCTTCCTCATCAGGAAGTGAGTAACCCTTGACACCAAATACCTCATtgccagcaaaaacaaaacaaaaacacacacgttTCAGAAAGATGTTCACAAAAATGAAAGTCTTATTTTACCGGTACCTCTTTTCATCCATTATTTCTGAAGTCTATAGTTTGACTTTTTCCAAGTTATCTTTCTTTTGTCAAGTGTCCTTAAATATAAACTTTCAAATGGGTAGAAATGGATTGAGCCAACTCCAATCCTGAATAATTGATCTCAAATTCATCACCCAGAGATACCATTACCCTGTGAACGGGTTTAGTGTTCAGCCATTTCCTTAAGTGCCTCAACGGTTTGACGCTGCTGACTGACAATGTACTCTGGCCGGTGCCAATAATTTGTTTCCATGAACACGGCTCTGCGGGATTTGGGTCAATTCCAGGGTCCAAATAAACAATGACTTGTACTAACAatagcaaaagaatagcaaatgCATTCCGTAACTGTCCCTAAGCCAAGGTGGGCCTTTTGGATAGATGAGTTTCTCATTCCACATTTGTTGAACTtactgaaaacaaaaaaacattacaatgaCTTTGTATTGACTTATTTTCTGTACTAAGGACCTTTCTATATTTACTTATATAATTCTGTTACATTTTAGGGGTTGGGTTAAGGAAGTTctgttaaatgaaaaaaatgtcatgtaaaATCGACTAACCTAACCAGTATTCTTTACTCTACCTCTTACTCAAAATGACTACCAAGGGGAATACAATACACACATGATATGACAAATAATTAGGTTGGATTGAAACttcatttcatcccgtattcaggaaatttcttggttgcaatagcaagacagacacaagacacacaagagccctagattaaaaaaaatatactcaACTTTTGGCCTCCATAATTAGACATTGTTTTGGCCACTTACTTGAAACTTCGTCTACTTGTTTGCAATCCatattatttaaatgtaatata includes the following:
- the espn gene encoding espin isoform X4: MVVEGERTLLAARQGDVQTLKAQLGSKTLTRDVKDALGASPVHHAARAGKLACMRFLVEEAGLPGHCLANNGASPAHDAAATGNLACLQWLLTQGGCRPEDKDSSGATILHLASRFSHHEITEWLLKSGEVDPGTATDTGALPVHYAAAKGDLSSLRLLLGHSPNFINSQTKNGATPLYLACQEGHLEVIQFLAKDCGADSLIRANDGMTPLHAASQMGHNTVITWLMSYTEISLMDKDGDGATAMHFAASRGHAKVLSWLLLHGGEIVTDNWGGTPLHDAAENGELECCQILVVNGVDLGIRDQDGFSGADLAEYNGHFQCAKYLRTVENMSVEHRVLSRDPSLDLEYKEPENKQQDSGLSSPNTTMPPASQAAHFEMTSPASSLSNYDSANSSQSSTGEKRSSLTLSRGPQLNTVAHTGASEPAISDMQAYMDMLNPDIDLEKPKKSHDSASTLPPPPTYPPPPPPHSPPPPPGYPAPKAPQETSSVEFLKVKSNLRHVEGNSKKNEHLTVGENHDKLRRVDSNRKSRSFNKQPSTGDYYKTLGSDSAELRESKVMAPKEEGSVLLEEPADGSTTTSENGTTEETVPVPPPPPPPPPPPSNPTPTPPPPPPLPPDTPTTQNDAAYNASNKQRRASSSSGSTKSFNMMSPTGDNSELLAEIKAGKSLKPTTHSKGYTTVFSNSGPTGNNGNTVSPPETRASSPPPKTSSPRASNASVTSPPTTPSPTPSTASSGTFKAMSASASFEQLQFNPAINGSSAAGTAGQPSGRKSSLADVEALVPTHDEQGKAIPEWKRQVMVRKLQVKVQEEEEHKRQVDEEAARLASMPAWRRDMMKKKMDEEREQKRKAEAEAKQAKEVEEKTEQERLRILGYDESKLAPWQRQIILKKGDTAKQ
- the espn gene encoding espin isoform X2, with the translated sequence MVVEGERTLLAARQGDVQTLKAQLGSKTLTRDVKDALGASPVHHAARAGKLACMRFLVEEAGLPGHCLANNGASPAHDAAATGNLACLQWLLTQGGCRPEDKDSSGATILHLASRFSHHEITEWLLKSGEVDPGTATDTGALPVHYAAAKGDLSSLRLLLGHSPNFINSQTKNGATPLYLACQEGHLEVIQFLAKDCGADSLIRANDGMTPLHAASQMGHNTVITWLMSYTEISLMDKDGDGATAMHFAASRGHAKVLSWLLLHGGEIVTDNWGGTPLHDAAENGELECCQILVVNGVDLGIRDQDGFSGADLAEYNGHFQCAKYLRTVENMSVEHRVLSRDPSLDLEYKEPENKQQDSGLSSPNTTMPPASQAAHFEMTSPASSLSNYDSANSSQSSTGEKRSSLTLSRGPQLNTVAHTGASEPAISDMQAYMDMLNPDIDLEKPKKSHDSASTLPPPPTYPPPPPPHSPPPPPGYPAPKAPQETSSVEFLKVKSNLRHVEGNSKKNEHLTVGENHDKLRRVDSNRKSRSFNKQPSTGDYYKTLGSDSAELRESKVMAPKEEGSVLLEEPADGSTTTSENGTTEETVPVPPPPPPPPPPPSNPTPTPPPPPPLPPDTPTTQNDAAYNASNKQRRASSSSGSGGLSAAQAEGGPLRQMKSTKSFNMMSPTGDNSELLAEIKAGKSLKPTTHSKGYTTVFSNSGPTGNNGNTVSPPETRASSPPPKTSSPRASNASVTSPPTTPSPTPSTASSGTFKAMSASASFEQLQFNPAINGSSAAGTAGQPSGRKSSLADVEALVPTHDEQGKAIPEWKRQVMVRKLQVKVQEEEEHKRQVDEEAARLASMPAWRRDMMKKKMDEEREQKRKAEAEAKQAKEVEEKTEQERLRILGYDESKLAPWQRQIILKKGDTAKQ